One Silene latifolia isolate original U9 population chromosome 4, ASM4854445v1, whole genome shotgun sequence DNA segment encodes these proteins:
- the LOC141653222 gene encoding putative arabinosyltransferase ARAD1: MSEKTLRSSRLILSVTGLSMLFLVLSSFFLFHSVINPFMPSSVFKFIVVGDDNVYIKPEENGESVERLVIPIAPSIKDTHETKDDIVEAFGDTDLNERAPTVCDKNKALLRVYMYDMPPEFHFGLLEWKAGSNRIWPDVSNPSQVPRYPGGLNLQHSIEYWLTLDLLSSNIKEIVRPCSVIRVEKPSEADFIFVPFFASLSYNRHSKVHGKEKVSLNRKLQNKLVEYLMRRPEWRKSGGTDHVIVAHHPNSMLYARRKLGSARFVLADFGRYVAKTANPEKDIIAPYKHVVKPISNNSSAPFEGRPTLIYFQGAIYRKDGGAIRQELYYLLKDESDVHFTFGSAQRSGVRQASQGMGSSKFCLNIAGDTPSSNRLFDAIVSHCVPVIISDDIELPYEDVLDYSRFSVFVWASDAIKPGFLLNLLRGIPRDEWTMMWMRLKEVAHHFEYQYPSQPSDAVDMIWQALARKKYTSNVNRTERGYRMP; this comes from the exons ATGTCGGAAAAGACCTTGAGATCGTCAAGGCTGATTTTAAGTGTAACGGGGTTGTCGATGTTGTTCCTCGTGTTGTCATCATTCTTTCTTTTCCACTCAGTCATTAACCCTTTCATGCCATCGTCGGTTTTTAAGTTCATTGTAGTTGGTGATGATAATGTCTATATCAAACCCGAGGAAAATGGTGAATCAGTTGAGCGTCTTGTTATACCAATAGCACCGTCAATAAAAGACACTCATGAGACCAAAGATGACATAGTTGAGGCTTTTGGTGATACCGACTTAAATGAGAGAGCACCTACCGTTTGTGACAAAAATAAAGCTCTGCTCAGAGTATACATGTATGATATGCCTCCTGAATTTCATTTTGGGTTACTAGAGTGGAAGGCGGGTTCCAATAGAATATGGCCTGACGTTAGTAACCCTAGTCAGGTTCCAAGGTATCCCGGTGGCTTGAATTTGCAGCATAGTATAGAATATTGGCTCACTCTTGATCTTCTGTCATCTAACATTAAGGAAATAGTTAGGCCTTGTAGTGTAATTAGAGTGGAAAAACCAAGTGAAGCCGATTTTATCTTTGTCCCATTTTTTGCATCCTTGAGTTACAATCGACATTCCAAGGTTCACGGTAAAGAGAAGGTTAGCCTCAATAGAAAATTACAGAATAAGCTGGTTGAGTACTTGATGAGGCGTCCCGAGTGGAGGAAGTCTGGAGGAACTGACCATGTTATAGTTGCACATCATCCGAATAGCATGTTGTATGCTAGAAGGAAGTTAGGGTCTGCCCGTTTTGTGCTTGCCGATTTTGGGAGATATGTGGCTAAGACTGCTAATCCTGAAAAGGATATAATTGCCCCTTACAAACATGTTGTGAAGCCCATCAGCAATAACAGTTCAGCACCATTTGAGGGACGTCCTACGTTAATCTATTTCCAAGGAGCAATATATCGGAAAGAT GGAGGAGCAATTCGCCAAGAACTGTATTATCTTCTAAAGGACGAGAGTGACGTGCACTTTACATTTGGAAGTGCACAAAGAAGTGGGGTCCGTCAAGCGAGCCAAGGGATGGGATCGTCCAAATTTTGCTTAAACATAGCCGGAGACACCCCATCTTCCAACCGTCTTTTTGATGCAATTGTCAGCCATTGTGTTCCTGTCATCATCAGTGATGACATTGAACTTCCGTACGAGGATGTCCTAGACTACTCGAGATTTAGCGTGTTTGTCTGGGCATCAGATGCTATTAAACCAGGATTCTTGCTGAATCTTCTTCGGGGAATCCCAAGGGACGAGTGGACAATGATGTGGATGAGGCTCAAAGAAGTTGCCCATCATTTCGAGTACCAGTATCCCTCTCAGCCTAGTGATGCTGTTGATATGATTTGGCAGGCATTAGCACGCAAGAAATATACTTCCAACGTGAACCGTACTGAGAGGGGATATCGAATGCCCTAG